The Roseimicrobium gellanilyticum region GCGAAAGGAACTGCAACGCATGGCCAAATGGGAGCGCTGGAAGAAGCCTGACAATACCAAGTAGGCTCAGTCTCTGGCAAGCCATCGGTAGATGAAGCCGCAGTTCGCGTATTGATGGGATGCTTCAATTCAGGCATCACTCCCAGTCACTGCTCGCACTGCTATCTTTATCCGCCGTTTCGATATCTTTGTGCGCACAGGATCCCGGTCCGCCTCCACCATCCATCGCCAAATACTTCCAGCCGCCCGCAGAGTTCGCGGGGAAGCTCAGTTCGCATCGCTCGCCGCTGCTCTTCAAAGATGGTCGCGAAGTGAAGACCCCGGAGGACTGGGCGAAGAGACGCGTGGAGATCCGCGAGACATGGGAAGCTCTCATCGGCAAGTGGCCGGCGGTGATTGAGCATCCCAAGCTGGAAAAGCTGGAGACGAAGCAGCGGGAGAATTTCACCCAGCATCGCATCCGCCTTGAGATTGGGCCGGGACAAACGGGCATGGGTTATCTCTTGGTGCCGGAGGGCAAGGGCCCGTTCCCTGCGGTGTTCGTGCCGTACTATGATCCGGAAACGAGTGCCGGTCTCACAGACAAGCCGCTGCGAGACTTTGCTTATCAGCTCACCAAGCGCGGTTTTGTGAGTCTGTGCATCGGCTCACCCGGTGGGGATGCACGCAAACCGGTGCTGGGCGAT contains the following coding sequences:
- a CDS encoding alpha/beta hydrolase family protein translates to MLQFRHHSQSLLALLSLSAVSISLCAQDPGPPPPSIAKYFQPPAEFAGKLSSHRSPLLFKDGREVKTPEDWAKRRVEIRETWEALIGKWPAVIEHPKLEKLETKQRENFTQHRIRLEIGPGQTGMGYLLVPEGKGPFPAVFVPYYDPETSAGLTDKPLRDFAYQLTKRGFVSLCIGSPGGDARKPVLGDGTICQPLHYLGYICANAWHALADLPEVDSKRIGVVGHSYGGKWSMFGSCWWDKYACAVWSDGGVVFDEARPSVNYWEPWYLGLDAQIARKPGVITKDSPRTGVYKKLMEQGMDLQELHALMAPRPFLVSGGSEDFPARWMALNHAIAVNKLLGYENRVAMTNRPEHSPNEESNAQIYAFFEWWLKPGTK